A genome region from Dendrosporobacter quercicolus includes the following:
- a CDS encoding alpha/beta hydrolase, translated as MIKQEVTVEGIPTILWGGKSDRLFIAIHGNMSNKADDVMVIFAEEATAQGYQVISFDLPGHGDRKGDPYACKVQNCMHDLTIIMHYALKLSKNISVFACSMGAYFSLLAYNKLPLEKCLFLSPVLNMERIIRNIMTWFNISEIRLKEEKEVPTPIGQTLYWDYYCYVKAHPINDWSSPTAILYGSNDSLCEFEVLSAFVSRFHCELKVLEHGEHYFHTKEQLQVFRAWLKEHFLI; from the coding sequence ATGATAAAACAGGAAGTAACGGTAGAGGGTATACCGACAATTTTGTGGGGCGGTAAATCAGATAGGCTGTTTATTGCCATTCACGGCAACATGTCAAACAAGGCAGATGATGTAATGGTTATCTTTGCCGAGGAAGCAACAGCGCAAGGGTACCAAGTAATTAGTTTTGATTTGCCCGGACATGGTGACCGCAAGGGGGACCCGTATGCCTGTAAAGTTCAAAACTGCATGCATGACCTTACTATAATCATGCATTATGCCCTCAAACTATCAAAAAACATAAGCGTATTTGCGTGTAGTATGGGAGCGTATTTCAGCCTGCTTGCTTATAATAAGCTTCCGCTTGAAAAGTGTCTGTTCCTCTCTCCAGTGCTGAATATGGAAAGGATTATTAGAAATATCATGACCTGGTTTAACATAAGCGAGATAAGATTGAAAGAGGAAAAAGAAGTGCCTACGCCCATTGGGCAAACGCTTTATTGGGATTATTACTGTTATGTTAAAGCCCATCCAATCAATGACTGGAGTAGCCCAACCGCCATTCTGTATGGCTCTAACGATAGCTTATGCGAGTTTGAGGTGCTATCTGCGTTTGTCAGCCGATTTCACTGCGAGCTGAAAGTGCTGGAGCATGGCGAACATTATTTCCATACCAAAGAACAATTGCAAGTTTTCAGAGCTTGGTTAAAAGAACATTTCCTTATTTGA
- a CDS encoding flavodoxin family protein: protein MKIVSVLGSPKKNGNTASLLQAYLQGVREKNKSAEITQIILASQKIVMCKGCNSCKNGNAACIIKDDMDKNYALVRAADVLIMATPVYVFNMTAQLKAFLDRLYALNGDELFGKQIVLLTTYGATDEEEAGVGSIVQTIKMIAHMLNMNFKHNINVSTANQEILENQAALHKAFCLGLAL from the coding sequence ATGAAAATTGTATCGGTTTTAGGCAGTCCCAAGAAGAATGGCAATACCGCTTCTTTGCTGCAGGCGTATCTGCAAGGTGTCAGAGAAAAAAATAAATCCGCAGAAATCACCCAAATAATCCTTGCTTCACAGAAGATTGTCATGTGCAAAGGATGTAACAGCTGTAAGAATGGCAATGCCGCCTGCATCATAAAAGATGATATGGACAAAAACTATGCGCTTGTGCGGGCAGCAGACGTGCTTATTATGGCAACACCTGTGTATGTATTCAATATGACGGCGCAGCTTAAAGCTTTTCTTGACAGGCTTTATGCATTGAACGGCGACGAGCTGTTTGGCAAGCAAATTGTTTTGTTGACGACATACGGCGCTACCGACGAAGAGGAAGCCGGTGTCGGCAGCATTGTACAAACCATAAAAATGATCGCACACATGCTGAATATGAATTTTAAACACAATATAAATGTGAGCACTGCCAATCAAGAAATCCTAGAAAACCAGGCTGCTTTACACAAAGCATTTTGCTTAGGCCTGGCTTTATAA
- a CDS encoding MazG-like protein: protein MINMNLNEVIERSLQIRKCYHQLEQQYHEKEWTVEEDALAFLTDAGLVGRLTMSQQGRWPTNGDSRSELEHKLGECIWWLIILSDRMNLDINEALENFLSKTEKNLQG, encoded by the coding sequence ATGATCAATATGAACTTAAATGAAGTGATTGAACGTTCCCTTCAAATAAGAAAATGCTACCATCAATTAGAACAGCAGTATCATGAAAAAGAATGGACAGTAGAAGAAGATGCGTTGGCTTTTCTGACAGATGCTGGATTGGTTGGTCGTCTGACAATGTCTCAGCAGGGACGTTGGCCAACAAATGGAGATTCCAGATCTGAACTGGAACATAAACTTGGCGAGTGTATATGGTGGCTGATAATTTTGTCTGACCGCATGAATCTTGATATCAATGAAGCCTTGGAGAATTTTTTATCAAAAACGGAGAAAAATTTACAAGGTTAA
- a CDS encoding helix-turn-helix transcriptional regulator produces MKTKRLLEITTILLNKGTITAKELAERFHVSTRTIYRDIDVLSLAGIPVYMNKGNGGGIHLLASYTLNRAFFSGQESENMLLAFKTLQATQHLALDAALEKMGALFKNLPNQDWVEVDFSPWASSLKEQNKFNEIKRAMLARNVISFDYVNGEGQRSSRLAEPEKLVFKNHAWYLIAFCRQRQEYRTFRISRLKRLKVLAETFEKKVLPSRKEQEGHSRQTLVRVKLHFKAQAINRLYDYFDDSFLVPNDDGSLTLEVEFPEGEWLYSYILSFGSLVEVVEPEYMRNIITERIRQALKIYEF; encoded by the coding sequence TTGAAAACCAAGCGATTATTAGAAATTACAACCATATTGCTTAATAAGGGTACGATTACCGCTAAGGAACTTGCTGAGCGTTTTCATGTCTCCACTCGGACAATCTACCGGGACATTGATGTGCTCTCTTTGGCAGGTATACCGGTTTATATGAATAAAGGCAATGGCGGCGGCATCCATCTCCTTGCAAGTTATACGTTAAACCGTGCGTTTTTTTCCGGGCAGGAAAGTGAAAACATGCTGCTGGCATTTAAAACCCTGCAGGCGACGCAACATTTGGCGTTAGATGCTGCCCTGGAGAAAATGGGCGCCTTATTTAAAAATCTTCCTAATCAGGACTGGGTAGAAGTCGATTTTTCGCCATGGGCAAGCTCACTTAAGGAACAAAATAAATTTAATGAGATAAAGCGGGCCATGTTGGCACGAAATGTCATTAGCTTTGATTATGTAAATGGAGAGGGCCAGCGCAGCAGCCGGCTGGCAGAACCGGAAAAACTTGTTTTTAAAAATCATGCATGGTATCTGATAGCCTTCTGCCGGCAGCGTCAGGAATACAGGACTTTCCGGATATCGAGATTAAAGCGATTGAAGGTCTTGGCAGAAACATTTGAAAAAAAGGTATTGCCAAGCCGGAAAGAGCAAGAGGGGCATAGCAGGCAGACGCTTGTTCGCGTGAAGCTTCATTTTAAGGCTCAGGCTATTAATCGACTTTATGATTATTTTGATGACTCATTTCTTGTCCCGAACGACGACGGCAGTCTTACCTTAGAGGTAGAATTTCCCGAAGGAGAATGGCTGTACAGTTATATCCTATCCTTTGGTAGTTTGGTGGAGGTAGTGGAACCGGAATATATGCGTAATATCATTACGGAACGAATACGACAAGCATTGAAAATTTATGAATTTTGA
- a CDS encoding ArsR/SmtB family transcription factor: MKHKTFQTEANAACMKALDDVMDFEFYKVLFDPARIDIIKYLAFVDNASVKEVAENFTQDRSVISRHLELMHRYGIVDKEKQGRYTLYRLNCNYVINKFEITAKALKSLM, encoded by the coding sequence ATGAAGCATAAAACATTTCAGACCGAAGCAAACGCTGCATGCATGAAAGCACTTGATGATGTCATGGACTTTGAGTTCTATAAAGTACTTTTTGACCCTGCGCGCATTGACATCATTAAATATTTGGCTTTTGTTGACAACGCAAGCGTGAAAGAAGTCGCCGAAAATTTCACACAGGACCGATCCGTAATTTCGAGACATCTGGAATTAATGCACCGCTATGGAATTGTCGATAAGGAAAAACAAGGACGATACACGCTATATAGGTTGAATTGCAACTACGTAATTAACAAGTTTGAAATTACCGCGAAAGCCCTTAAAAGCTTAATGTAA
- a CDS encoding NUDIX domain-containing protein yields MSRSIRNSAKALIIKDGKMLAIKLQENGEVWYIMPGGGQETEALLPDAACREVAEELGIRVTPKELVFAVEGVCWLRLTRNKGMASTIDLLNMSATRLPVWETSVTERCSGII; encoded by the coding sequence ATGAGTCGATCGATAAGAAATTCCGCAAAAGCTTTGATAATTAAAGACGGTAAGATGCTTGCAATAAAATTGCAGGAGAATGGTGAAGTATGGTATATCATGCCTGGCGGAGGGCAGGAAACGGAAGCGTTGCTTCCCGATGCCGCTTGTCGTGAGGTTGCCGAAGAATTGGGAATCCGTGTTACTCCGAAGGAATTGGTTTTTGCTGTTGAAGGCGTGTGTTGGCTGCGTTTGACGAGGAATAAAGGGATGGCTAGTACGATCGATTTATTGAATATGTCTGCGACCAGATTGCCGGTGTGGGAGACATCCGTTACAGAAAGATGTTCGGGGATTATATGA
- a CDS encoding NAD(P)H-dependent oxidoreductase — MTTILFAHPWHGSFNKMVFDTAVTELEKKGKAYQIIDLNKDGFNPVFTQEELALYSQGKYSDPLVGKYQKILKASDALIVIFPIWWFDVPAILKGFFDKVMLKDFAYIETRTGLKGLLGDIKRTTVITTSNSPKWYIEFFAGNPIKGVLIKSNLKGMGLRNVKWLHCGDLKKEAVEKRLKFLNEIKKHVT; from the coding sequence ATGACTACCATACTATTTGCCCATCCTTGGCACGGAAGCTTTAACAAAATGGTTTTCGATACTGCTGTGACGGAACTCGAAAAAAAGGGGAAAGCTTATCAGATTATCGACTTGAATAAGGATGGGTTCAATCCGGTCTTTACCCAAGAAGAGCTCGCCTTATATTCCCAAGGGAAATACAGCGACCCCCTGGTTGGAAAATACCAGAAAATACTGAAAGCCAGTGATGCGCTCATCGTGATTTTTCCCATCTGGTGGTTTGATGTACCAGCCATACTTAAGGGCTTCTTTGATAAGGTAATGCTTAAGGATTTCGCCTATATTGAAACCCGCACCGGGCTTAAAGGTCTTCTAGGCGATATCAAAAGAACTACCGTCATAACAACCTCAAATTCGCCCAAATGGTATATTGAATTTTTTGCCGGCAACCCGATAAAAGGTGTTCTAATAAAATCCAACCTGAAAGGGATGGGGTTAAGAAATGTAAAATGGCTTCACTGTGGCGACCTAAAAAAAGAAGCTGTTGAAAAACGCCTGAAATTCCTTAATGAAATCAAAAAACATGTAACTTAA
- a CDS encoding TetR/AcrR family transcriptional regulator, translating into MADTKENILHTALRLFARDGYEAVSVSVIAGKLGMTKGALYKHYKNKRDIFDNIVERIYQIDVERAKVYEVPEEIFDKSPSAYRNTAVDKIKVFIEAQFRFWTEDEFSSNFRKMLTLEQYRNPEIMELYQKCLVSGPVSYMEDLFREMMEQGIWNQTNPKQLALEFYAPFYLLVSISDSMPDKKEAAKLLAAHIERFIEKNSAPRKQKA; encoded by the coding sequence ATGGCCGACACAAAAGAAAATATTTTGCATACTGCGCTCCGCTTGTTTGCGCGGGATGGTTATGAAGCTGTTTCGGTTAGCGTTATTGCTGGGAAGCTTGGAATGACAAAAGGAGCTTTATATAAGCACTATAAGAATAAGCGGGATATATTTGATAACATTGTGGAGCGTATCTATCAGATAGATGTTGAAAGAGCGAAAGTGTATGAAGTGCCGGAGGAAATATTTGATAAATCACCATCGGCCTACCGCAATACTGCTGTGGATAAAATCAAGGTTTTCATCGAAGCGCAGTTTCGTTTTTGGACAGAGGACGAATTTTCCAGTAATTTCCGAAAAATGTTGACTTTGGAGCAATACAGAAACCCAGAAATAATGGAACTGTATCAAAAATGCCTTGTAAGCGGGCCGGTCAGCTATATGGAAGATTTATTCCGTGAAATGATGGAACAGGGTATTTGGAACCAAACCAACCCAAAACAGCTTGCGCTTGAGTTTTATGCGCCATTTTATTTGTTGGTAAGCATTTCAGATTCAATGCCTGACAAGAAAGAGGCCGCTAAGTTATTAGCGGCACACATTGAGCGGTTTATAGAAAAGAACTCCGCCCCACGGAAACAAAAGGCGTAA
- a CDS encoding Dabb family protein has translation MITNNILIKLKDRNSENIGNTRDKLLSMKDRIESLRDLTVKVNIRQGASSYDILQIAQYDSMEDLEAYIVHPMHIEVSKYMAAVIESIAVVCYES, from the coding sequence ATGATCACTAATAATATACTAATTAAACTAAAGGATAGGAATAGTGAGAATATTGGAAATACCAGGGATAAATTGCTCAGTATGAAGGATAGAATTGAATCTCTTCGTGATCTAACAGTCAAAGTGAACATACGCCAAGGTGCGTCATCCTATGACATCTTGCAGATCGCTCAGTATGATTCCATGGAGGATTTAGAGGCTTATATCGTTCATCCTATGCATATCGAAGTATCCAAATATATGGCAGCTGTGATAGAGAGCATTGCTGTCGTATGTTATGAATCATAA